In Modestobacter versicolor, a single genomic region encodes these proteins:
- a CDS encoding cytochrome P450 translates to MRSRARAWAGRLVARRIQRKGIDLSALTFIPEKAKVPLQRVGTDPVPRLAQLRATDPVHRLKLPFDFRVHLVTGHDQVRAVLADRDSYSNDIRHLLPGTGPTTAEDVGGLGFTDAPVHTRLRKIVTPEFTMRRLARLEPMIERFVEQQLDELEAAGPGADLAKLVSFPVPFQTICALLGLDLDDRDAFARLGVQRFDATGGAAGAFGAVSEQREFLFDAVARQRKEPGPGLIGQIIRDEGDLISDVDLAGLADGVFTGGYETTAGMISLSTMVLLRDPAHAALVRGGSRKDVDRVVEELLRYLSVVQVAFPRFAKHDLEIDGHQLKAGDVVIASLSGANRDPASAGTDPDTFDPARVPSSGHLAFGHGIHRCIGAELARMELRVVLPALLRRFPDLALAVPAEELSFRQLSFVFGIDELPVTF, encoded by the coding sequence GTGAGGTCCCGGGCCCGCGCCTGGGCCGGCCGCCTCGTCGCCCGCCGCATCCAGCGCAAGGGCATCGACCTCTCCGCCCTCACCTTCATCCCGGAGAAGGCGAAGGTGCCGCTGCAGCGCGTCGGCACCGACCCGGTGCCCCGGCTGGCCCAGCTGCGCGCCACCGACCCGGTGCACCGGCTGAAGCTGCCCTTCGACTTCCGGGTGCACCTGGTCACGGGTCACGACCAGGTGCGCGCCGTGCTGGCCGACCGGGACAGCTACAGCAACGACATCCGGCACCTGCTGCCCGGCACGGGCCCGACCACCGCCGAGGACGTCGGCGGCCTGGGCTTCACCGACGCCCCGGTGCACACCCGGCTGCGCAAGATCGTCACCCCCGAGTTCACGATGCGCCGGCTGGCCCGGCTCGAGCCGATGATCGAGCGCTTCGTCGAGCAGCAGCTCGACGAGCTCGAGGCCGCCGGCCCCGGCGCCGACCTGGCCAAGCTGGTCTCCTTCCCGGTGCCGTTCCAGACCATCTGCGCGCTGCTCGGCCTCGACCTCGACGACCGCGACGCCTTCGCCCGCCTCGGCGTGCAGCGCTTCGACGCCACCGGTGGCGCCGCGGGTGCCTTCGGCGCCGTCTCCGAGCAGCGGGAGTTCCTCTTCGACGCCGTCGCCCGGCAGCGCAAGGAGCCCGGCCCGGGGCTGATCGGCCAGATCATCCGCGACGAGGGCGACCTGATCTCCGACGTCGACCTCGCCGGGCTGGCCGACGGGGTCTTCACCGGCGGCTACGAGACGACCGCCGGGATGATCTCGCTGTCCACGATGGTGCTGCTGCGCGACCCGGCGCACGCCGCGCTGGTGCGCGGCGGCTCTCGCAAGGACGTCGACCGGGTGGTCGAGGAGCTGCTGCGCTACCTGTCGGTGGTGCAGGTGGCCTTCCCCCGCTTCGCCAAGCACGACCTGGAGATCGACGGCCACCAGCTCAAGGCCGGCGACGTCGTCATCGCCTCGCTCAGCGGCGCGAACCGCGACCCGGCCAGCGCCGGCACGGACCCGGACACCTTCGACCCGGCCCGGGTGCCCAGCAGCGGGCACCTCGCGTTCGGGCACGGCATCCACCGCTGCATCGGCGCCGAGCTGGCCCGGATGGAGCTGCGGGTGGTGCTGCCCGCGCTGCTCCGCCGCTTCCCGGACCTGGCCCTCGCCGTGCCCGCGGAGGAGCTGAGCTTCCGGCAGCTCTCCTTCGTCTTCGGCATCGACGAGCTGCCGGTCACCTTCTGA
- a CDS encoding NAD(P)-dependent alcohol dehydrogenase, with translation MKAVRVHEYGKPPSIDDVPEPTLQGPLDVLVHVDAAGVCRTDLHIIEGQWAEASGVGLPYVIGHENAGTVVEVGDAVRNVAVGDKVILHPLVTCGLCPPCRRGDDVHCENGEFPGISRDGGMAEFLRTNARSVVRLAEGLAPVDVAALADAGLTAQHAVRKAVPLLPATARAVVIGAGGLGHIGLQCLLAMTPAEVTVVDRSADALAKAASLGAHRTVQAGDDTVAEVLDALGGTGAEVVFDFVGEHGTEAEGIAMTRDTGSYYVIGYGGAVEVPTLEIINREISIVGNKVGSYTDLRELMALAARGLVTLSTKQYPLASALEALDDLDGGRLPGTRAILVP, from the coding sequence GTGAAGGCGGTCCGCGTGCACGAGTACGGCAAGCCCCCGTCGATCGACGACGTCCCGGAGCCCACGCTGCAGGGCCCGCTCGACGTCCTGGTGCACGTCGACGCGGCGGGGGTGTGCCGCACCGACCTGCACATCATCGAGGGCCAGTGGGCCGAGGCCAGCGGGGTCGGCCTGCCCTACGTCATCGGCCACGAGAACGCCGGCACGGTCGTCGAGGTCGGCGACGCGGTGCGCAACGTGGCGGTCGGCGACAAGGTGATCCTGCACCCGCTGGTCACCTGCGGCCTGTGCCCGCCCTGCCGCCGCGGCGACGACGTGCACTGCGAGAACGGCGAGTTCCCGGGCATCAGCCGGGACGGCGGGATGGCGGAGTTCCTGCGCACCAATGCCCGCTCGGTGGTGCGGCTCGCCGAGGGGCTGGCGCCGGTCGACGTGGCGGCGCTGGCCGACGCCGGGCTGACCGCCCAGCACGCCGTCCGCAAGGCCGTGCCGCTGCTGCCCGCCACGGCCAGGGCGGTGGTGATCGGCGCGGGCGGCCTGGGGCACATCGGCCTGCAGTGCCTGCTCGCGATGACGCCGGCCGAGGTGACCGTGGTCGACCGGTCGGCCGACGCGCTGGCCAAGGCCGCGAGCCTGGGCGCGCACCGGACCGTGCAGGCCGGCGACGACACCGTCGCCGAGGTGCTCGACGCGCTGGGCGGCACCGGCGCGGAGGTGGTGTTCGACTTCGTCGGCGAGCACGGCACCGAGGCGGAGGGCATCGCGATGACCCGGGACACCGGCTCGTACTACGTGATCGGCTACGGCGGGGCGGTCGAGGTGCCGACGCTGGAGATCATCAACCGGGAGATCAGCATCGTCGGCAACAAGGTCGGCTCCTACACCGATCTGCGCGAGCTGATGGCGCTGGCCGCCCGCGGGCTGGTGACCCTCTCCACGAAGCAGTACCCGCTGGCCTCCGCGCTGGAGGCGCTCGACGACCTGGACGGCGGCCGGTTGCCCGGCACCCGGGCGATCCTCGTCCCGTGA
- a CDS encoding zinc-binding alcohol dehydrogenase: MTRPPVRTLVVPRPGVLEVAETPEPPLEDGRFRAATVVTGLSAGTELTWFRGTSPYLATGWDAELGLFGRGEPQGFPVRRLGYMEVARVTDSRTPAVPEGSLVAMAYGHSTVVHGDPVTQHVVQLPAGLDPLLGVYVAHLGPICANGLLHAAADVGGSELADGVRGRLVVVTGGGAIGLLVGLLARVHGAAEVVVVDPTPLRRAAATALGLTAVDDTAEVAREVKTRWRHGPADHGADVVFQCRGTAAALATALRCLRPQGTVVDLAFYTGGAGEVALGEEFHHNGLSVRAAQIGRVPRGLGSAWDRRRLSQETLALLREHGDAVRAHLLTDVVPFDDAPALFTELSERRRHVLSAAFAV, translated from the coding sequence GTGACCCGGCCGCCGGTGCGCACCCTGGTGGTGCCGCGCCCCGGCGTGCTGGAGGTCGCCGAGACGCCCGAGCCGCCGCTCGAGGACGGCCGGTTCCGGGCGGCGACGGTGGTCACCGGCCTGTCCGCCGGCACCGAGCTCACCTGGTTCCGCGGCACCAGCCCCTACCTGGCCACCGGGTGGGACGCCGAGCTGGGCCTGTTCGGCCGTGGCGAGCCGCAGGGCTTCCCGGTGCGGCGGCTGGGCTACATGGAGGTCGCCCGGGTCACCGACAGCCGCACCCCGGCGGTGCCCGAGGGGTCGCTGGTCGCGATGGCCTACGGGCACTCCACCGTGGTGCACGGCGACCCGGTCACCCAGCACGTGGTGCAGCTGCCGGCCGGGCTCGACCCGCTGCTCGGCGTCTACGTGGCCCACCTCGGCCCGATCTGCGCGAACGGCCTGCTGCACGCCGCGGCCGACGTCGGCGGCAGCGAGCTGGCCGACGGCGTGCGCGGGCGGCTGGTCGTGGTCACCGGGGGCGGCGCGATCGGCCTGCTCGTGGGGCTGCTCGCCCGGGTGCACGGCGCCGCGGAGGTCGTCGTCGTCGACCCGACACCCCTCCGCCGGGCCGCGGCCACCGCGCTGGGGCTGACCGCCGTCGACGACACCGCCGAGGTGGCCCGGGAAGTGAAGACCCGCTGGCGGCACGGGCCGGCCGACCACGGCGCCGACGTGGTGTTCCAGTGCCGCGGGACCGCGGCCGCCCTGGCGACCGCGCTGCGCTGCCTGCGGCCGCAGGGCACGGTGGTCGACCTGGCCTTCTACACCGGCGGTGCCGGCGAGGTGGCGCTGGGCGAGGAGTTCCACCACAACGGGCTGTCGGTGCGGGCAGCGCAGATCGGCCGGGTGCCGCGCGGGCTCGGCTCCGCCTGGGACCGCCGCCGGCTCTCGCAGGAGACGCTGGCCCTGCTGCGCGAGCACGGGGACGCCGTCCGCGCGCACCTGCTCACCGACGTCGTCCCCTTCGACGACGCCCCGGCGCTGTTCACCGAGCTGAGCGAACGGCGCCGGCACGTGCTCTCCGCGGCCTTCGCGGTCTGA
- a CDS encoding zinc-dependent alcohol dehydrogenase — MRAMTYRGPYKLRVEEKDKPRIEHPNDAIVKVQLAAICGSDLHLYHGLMPDTRVGHTFGHEFIGVVDEVGPSVQDLQVGDRVMVPFNIFCGSCWFCARGLYSNCHNVNPNATAVGGIYGYSHTTGGYDGGQAEYVRVPFADVGPVKIPDWMHDEDAVLLTDAAATGYFGAQLGEIAEGDTVVVLGAGPVGLIAAQSSWLMGAGRVIVIDHLPERLEKARTMAHAETLDYDEHDDIVVEMKKQTDFLGADVVIEAVGAEADGNALQHIAGTKLKLQGGSPVALNWAIDGVRKGGTVSVVGAYGPIPNAVKFGDALNKGLTLRMNQTPVKRQWPRMFEHVRNGHLTPRQMVTHRFPLEDISEAYHVFSSKLDGCIKPLILPSAS; from the coding sequence ATGCGCGCGATGACGTACCGCGGCCCGTACAAGCTGCGGGTCGAGGAGAAGGACAAGCCCCGGATCGAGCACCCCAACGACGCGATCGTGAAGGTCCAGCTCGCCGCCATCTGCGGCTCCGACCTGCACCTCTACCACGGGCTGATGCCGGACACCCGGGTCGGCCACACGTTCGGCCACGAGTTCATCGGCGTCGTCGACGAGGTCGGCCCGTCGGTGCAGGACCTGCAGGTCGGCGACCGGGTGATGGTGCCCTTCAACATCTTCTGCGGGTCGTGCTGGTTCTGCGCCCGCGGCCTGTACTCCAACTGCCACAACGTGAACCCGAACGCCACGGCGGTCGGCGGGATCTACGGCTACTCGCACACCACCGGTGGCTACGACGGCGGCCAGGCCGAGTACGTGCGGGTGCCCTTCGCCGACGTCGGCCCGGTCAAGATCCCGGACTGGATGCACGACGAGGACGCCGTCCTGCTCACCGACGCCGCCGCCACCGGCTACTTCGGCGCCCAGCTGGGCGAGATCGCCGAGGGCGACACCGTGGTGGTGCTCGGTGCCGGGCCGGTCGGCCTGATCGCCGCCCAGTCGTCGTGGCTGATGGGCGCCGGCCGGGTCATCGTCATCGACCACCTGCCCGAGCGGCTGGAGAAGGCCCGCACCATGGCCCACGCCGAGACGCTCGACTACGACGAGCACGACGACATCGTCGTGGAGATGAAGAAGCAGACCGACTTCCTCGGCGCCGACGTGGTCATCGAGGCGGTGGGCGCCGAGGCCGACGGGAACGCCCTGCAGCACATCGCCGGCACCAAGCTCAAGCTGCAGGGCGGGTCGCCGGTCGCGCTGAACTGGGCGATCGACGGCGTCCGCAAGGGCGGCACCGTCTCGGTGGTCGGCGCCTACGGGCCGATCCCGAACGCGGTGAAGTTCGGCGACGCGCTGAACAAGGGGCTGACCCTGCGGATGAATCAGACGCCGGTGAAGCGGCAGTGGCCACGGATGTTCGAGCACGTCCGCAACGGCCACCTCACCCCGCGGCAGATGGTCACCCACCGGTTCCCGCTGGAGGACATCTCCGAGGCCTACCACGTCTTCTCGAGCAAGCTCGACGGCTGCATCAAGCCGCTGATCCTGCCCAGCGCGTCCTGA
- a CDS encoding MFS transporter, translating into MTSTLSQPLDRTSRGAGRLLLAAVLLTALDLRTAVTSIGPVLSELRAGTGASAQLLGQLTALPLVCFAVVGSAAPATARRLGSYRTLAAAMALMAAGLLLRAVSDAPGTLLACTALALVGGAVGNVLLPVLVKEHFADRVGSLTAAYSTALAVGATLAAGTTVPLAEWAGRGSAAGGWRTAIGVWALPAAVTALLWLAVAARRPAPAPAGGRPAVRGPARSTTGWALAGYFGAQSLMAFVTVGWAAQFAWDSGVPAATAGWLLALSLALAVPVSLVVPRLATRLASPRPVVVALALCYLAGYLVMLTAPVAGACVWAVLLGVGGGTYPLALTLIGLRSDTPAQTASLSAFVQGAGYLLAATGPLLVGRLYAGTGWTGPFVVLFAALALQLGCGWHAARPVPRPGLSAAAPEPVAHV; encoded by the coding sequence ATGACGAGCACGCTCTCCCAGCCGCTGGACCGCACGTCGCGGGGAGCCGGCCGGCTGCTGCTGGCCGCGGTCCTGCTCACCGCGCTCGACCTGCGCACCGCCGTGACCAGCATCGGACCGGTGCTCAGCGAGCTCCGGGCGGGCACCGGCGCGTCCGCCCAGCTGCTCGGGCAGCTCACCGCCCTGCCGCTGGTCTGCTTCGCCGTCGTCGGGTCCGCGGCACCGGCGACCGCGCGACGACTGGGCTCCTACCGCACGCTCGCCGCCGCGATGGCGCTGATGGCCGCCGGGCTGCTGCTCCGCGCGGTCAGCGACGCCCCCGGCACCCTGCTGGCCTGCACCGCGCTGGCGCTGGTCGGTGGCGCGGTGGGGAACGTGCTGCTGCCGGTGCTGGTCAAGGAGCACTTCGCCGACCGGGTCGGATCGCTCACCGCCGCCTACAGCACCGCCCTGGCGGTGGGCGCCACGCTGGCGGCGGGCACCACCGTGCCGCTGGCCGAGTGGGCCGGCCGCGGGTCCGCCGCCGGAGGCTGGCGGACCGCGATCGGCGTCTGGGCGCTCCCGGCCGCGGTCACCGCGCTGCTGTGGCTCGCGGTCGCCGCCCGCCGTCCCGCGCCCGCACCGGCCGGCGGGCGCCCGGCGGTCCGAGGCCCGGCACGCAGCACCACCGGCTGGGCCCTGGCCGGCTACTTCGGCGCCCAGTCCCTGATGGCCTTCGTCACCGTGGGCTGGGCAGCCCAGTTCGCCTGGGACTCCGGCGTCCCGGCCGCGACGGCGGGCTGGCTGCTGGCCCTGAGCCTGGCGCTGGCGGTGCCCGTGTCGCTCGTCGTCCCCCGGCTGGCCACCCGGCTGGCCTCGCCCCGGCCGGTCGTCGTCGCCCTGGCGCTGTGCTACCTCGCCGGCTACCTGGTCATGCTGACCGCGCCGGTGGCCGGCGCCTGCGTGTGGGCGGTGCTCCTCGGCGTCGGCGGCGGCACCTACCCGCTGGCGCTGACCCTGATCGGGCTCCGCTCGGACACCCCGGCGCAGACCGCCTCGCTGTCGGCGTTCGTCCAGGGCGCCGGTTACCTGCTCGCCGCCACCGGTCCGCTGCTGGTCGGCCGGCTGTACGCGGGTACCGGCTGGACCGGCCCCTTCGTCGTCCTGTTCGCCGCCCTGGCCCTGCAGCTGGGCTGCGGCTGGCACGCGGCCCGCCCCGTTCCCCGCCCGGGGCTCTCCGCGGCCGCACCCGAACCGGTGGCGCACGTGTGA
- a CDS encoding Gfo/Idh/MocA family protein, which yields MSDLRVGVVGAGGVGARHARTLAGLPDVEVVGICDPVPAGRDALAAELGVAPLADLGALLAARPDAVWLCVPPFAHGEPERAVLRAGLPFFVEKPLAADLGTAERVAAAVADAGVPTATGYHWRHLDTVAGAREALAGAPLRLVQARWWGTTPPPAWWSQADRSGGQVVEQATHVLDLLRVLAGEVAEVTGLAAASTTAGRDVPDATAAVLRLASGAVGTVTTSCVLPALTAAGLDLVADGVAVHLTETALRTATPAGETTAEPTVDARTAVDRAFVDVLRGRPAAPGLVDVAEALRTHRLAWAVAEAGRTGTTVRVTG from the coding sequence GTGAGCGACCTGCGGGTGGGCGTGGTCGGCGCCGGCGGGGTCGGGGCGCGGCACGCCCGCACGCTGGCCGGCCTGCCCGACGTCGAGGTCGTCGGGATCTGCGACCCGGTGCCCGCCGGCCGGGACGCGCTCGCCGCGGAGCTCGGGGTCGCGCCGCTCGCCGACCTGGGCGCACTGCTGGCGGCGCGGCCGGACGCCGTGTGGCTGTGCGTGCCGCCCTTCGCCCACGGTGAGCCGGAGCGGGCGGTGCTCCGCGCCGGCCTGCCGTTCTTCGTCGAGAAGCCGCTGGCCGCCGACCTCGGGACCGCCGAGCGGGTGGCGGCGGCCGTCGCCGATGCCGGGGTGCCGACGGCCACCGGCTACCACTGGCGGCACCTGGACACCGTCGCCGGGGCGCGGGAGGCCCTGGCCGGTGCCCCGCTCCGGCTGGTCCAGGCCCGGTGGTGGGGCACGACACCACCGCCGGCCTGGTGGTCGCAGGCCGACCGCTCGGGCGGCCAGGTCGTCGAGCAGGCGACCCACGTGCTGGACCTGCTGCGGGTGCTCGCCGGCGAGGTCGCCGAGGTGACCGGCCTGGCGGCCGCGTCGACCACCGCGGGCCGGGACGTGCCCGACGCGACGGCGGCGGTGCTGCGGCTGGCGTCCGGCGCGGTGGGCACGGTGACGACCTCGTGCGTGCTGCCGGCGCTGACCGCGGCCGGGCTGGACCTGGTGGCCGACGGCGTCGCGGTGCACCTCACCGAGACCGCGCTGCGCACGGCGACCCCGGCGGGGGAGACGACCGCCGAGCCCACCGTGGACGCGCGGACCGCCGTGGACCGGGCGTTCGTCGACGTGCTCCGCGGCCGCCCCGCCGCACCGGGGCTGGTCGACGTGGCCGAGGCGCTGCGCACCCACCGGCTGGCCTGGGCGGTGGCCGAGGCCGGCCGGACCGGCACCACCGTGCGGGTGACCGGGTGA
- a CDS encoding LysR family transcriptional regulator: METELLRTFQAVVRARSFTGAAAELGYVQSTVTAHVQSLERQLGTRLLDRLPSGAVPTAAGLRLMPAAGDLLALEERLRREVPEATGPLSGAVTLVAPESLCAHQLPVLIAAMREHAPGVRLALRPAGTARALQGVRDGEVDAALVVDAGLSAPDLRVRHVRDLPLAVLAAPSSPLTRGRRSWADVAQECALLLEEGCSYSDAAATLLAAAGQPPVKRSRFGSVETVKRCAATGLGVTVLPVVTAERDLADGTLAVVAGPELPDHAVVLVTHPGRTSTPAVDLLVDLAMDLLGGPAGARPRQVA; this comes from the coding sequence GTGGAGACCGAGCTGCTGCGCACCTTCCAGGCCGTCGTCCGGGCGCGCAGCTTCACCGGGGCCGCCGCTGAGCTCGGGTACGTCCAGTCGACGGTGACCGCCCACGTCCAGTCGCTGGAGCGCCAGCTCGGCACCCGGCTGCTGGACCGGCTGCCCAGCGGTGCCGTCCCGACCGCGGCGGGGCTGCGGTTGATGCCGGCGGCCGGGGACCTGTTGGCCCTGGAGGAACGGTTGCGCCGCGAGGTGCCGGAGGCCACCGGCCCGCTGTCGGGGGCGGTGACACTGGTCGCCCCCGAGTCGTTGTGCGCCCACCAGCTGCCGGTGCTCATCGCCGCCATGCGCGAGCACGCGCCCGGGGTGCGGCTGGCGCTGCGGCCGGCCGGCACCGCCCGCGCGCTGCAGGGGGTGCGCGACGGGGAGGTCGACGCCGCGCTGGTGGTCGATGCCGGGCTGAGCGCGCCGGACCTGCGGGTGCGGCACGTGCGCGACCTGCCGCTGGCGGTGCTGGCGGCCCCGTCCTCGCCGCTGACGCGCGGGCGGCGCAGCTGGGCGGACGTGGCGCAGGAGTGCGCGCTGCTGCTGGAGGAGGGATGCAGCTACAGCGACGCCGCGGCCACCCTGCTCGCGGCGGCCGGGCAGCCGCCGGTCAAGCGCTCCCGGTTCGGCAGCGTGGAGACGGTGAAGCGCTGCGCCGCGACCGGGCTGGGGGTGACGGTGCTGCCCGTCGTGACCGCCGAGCGCGACCTGGCCGACGGCACGCTGGCCGTGGTCGCCGGCCCCGAGCTGCCCGACCACGCCGTCGTGCTGGTCACTCACCCCGGCCGAACGTCCACCCCCGCGGTCGACCTGCTGGTCGACCTGGCGATGGACCTGCTCGGTGGACCCGCCGGCGCCCGTCCCCGGCAGGTGGCCTGA
- a CDS encoding YciI-like protein, with amino-acid sequence MYLVLEYALADDYLERRAALREEHLALARAAHDRGELLLAGALPDPFDRALLVWTAPREVVEAFAAADPYVVRGLVTGWTVREWAVVVGG; translated from the coding sequence ATGTACCTGGTCCTGGAGTACGCGCTGGCCGACGACTACCTCGAGCGCCGGGCGGCGCTGCGCGAGGAGCACCTCGCGCTGGCCCGGGCGGCGCACGACCGCGGTGAGCTGCTGCTGGCCGGCGCGCTGCCCGACCCCTTCGACCGGGCGCTGCTGGTGTGGACCGCCCCGCGGGAGGTGGTCGAGGCGTTCGCCGCCGCCGACCCCTACGTCGTCCGGGGGCTCGTGACCGGCTGGACGGTGCGGGAGTGGGCCGTCGTGGTCGGCGGCTGA
- a CDS encoding glycosyltransferase, which yields MRPGAPHRPTARTRSVHVRPLPAAVPSPRGPRLRLLMDAGPWLAVPPDGYGGLENVVATLTTELRRRGHEVVLATVGESRLPSDGRVSAFAQGQFGRLADSYADAAGVATTHALAVVDEVRRQASAGTPFDLVHTHLQVVGPALLAALGPEAPPALHTLHWDLHRNAEFYAAFDGRDRVFFAGVSRSQVARGPAALRRQTLGAVPLAVPLPAGPPLPRTARADFVLVLSRLCAAKGVDTAVRACRAAGIPLVLAGPVGPYRDRAELDAALADPARTGPEHPDVAWFTEHVAPYVDGDRVRWVGTVSGPAKEDLLRRARAVLTPVRWPEPGGTAVCEALAAGTPVVAMALGCLPSLVDDGVTGFLAADEVGFTAALSRLDELDPEACAADARRRFSPAVMADGYERLYAQVLRQAATAGRRPPRSVPAYRG from the coding sequence ATGCGTCCAGGCGCTCCCCACCGGCCGACCGCCCGCACCCGGTCGGTGCACGTCCGCCCGCTCCCGGCGGCCGTGCCGTCGCCGCGCGGCCCGCGACTGCGGCTGCTGATGGACGCCGGCCCGTGGCTGGCCGTGCCCCCCGACGGCTACGGCGGGCTGGAGAACGTCGTCGCCACCCTGACCACCGAGCTGCGCCGCCGCGGCCACGAGGTGGTGCTGGCCACGGTGGGCGAGAGCCGGCTGCCCAGCGACGGCCGGGTGTCCGCCTTCGCGCAGGGGCAGTTCGGCCGGCTGGCCGACTCCTACGCCGACGCGGCCGGCGTGGCCACGACGCACGCCCTGGCCGTGGTCGACGAGGTCCGACGGCAGGCGTCGGCCGGCACGCCGTTCGACCTGGTGCACACCCACCTGCAGGTGGTCGGGCCGGCCCTGCTGGCCGCGCTGGGCCCCGAGGCGCCCCCGGCGCTGCACACGCTGCACTGGGACCTGCACCGCAACGCGGAGTTCTACGCCGCCTTCGACGGTCGGGACCGGGTCTTCTTCGCCGGCGTCTCCCGCTCCCAGGTCGCCCGGGGGCCCGCGGCCCTGCGGCGGCAGACGCTCGGGGCGGTGCCGCTCGCGGTGCCCCTGCCGGCCGGCCCGCCGCTGCCCCGCACCGCGCGCGCGGACTTCGTCCTGGTGCTCTCCCGGCTCTGCGCGGCCAAGGGCGTCGACACCGCGGTGCGGGCCTGCCGCGCCGCCGGGATCCCGCTGGTGCTGGCCGGCCCGGTGGGCCCGTACCGGGACCGGGCCGAGCTCGACGCGGCCCTGGCCGACCCGGCGCGCACCGGTCCGGAGCACCCCGACGTCGCGTGGTTCACCGAGCACGTCGCCCCGTACGTCGACGGCGACCGGGTGCGCTGGGTGGGCACCGTCTCCGGGCCCGCCAAGGAGGACCTGCTGCGGCGGGCCCGGGCGGTGCTGACCCCGGTGCGCTGGCCCGAGCCGGGCGGCACCGCGGTCTGCGAGGCGCTGGCGGCCGGCACGCCGGTCGTCGCGATGGCGCTGGGGTGCCTGCCGTCGCTGGTGGACGACGGCGTGACCGGGTTCCTGGCAGCGGACGAGGTGGGGTTCACCGCCGCGCTGTCCCGGCTGGACGAGCTCGACCCGGAGGCGTGCGCGGCGGACGCCCGCCGCCGGTTCTCCCCCGCCGTGATGGCCGACGGCTACGAGCGGCTGTACGCGCAGGTGCTGCGCCAGGCCGCCACCGCGGGCCGGCGGCCGCCGCGGTCGGTGCCCGCGTACCGGGGCTGA
- a CDS encoding PhzF family phenazine biosynthesis protein, with amino-acid sequence MSSPVLRYAAFTDGGRGGNPAGVVLDATGLTEAAMLATAAAVGYSETAFLVPGAAPGQHTVRYFSPLAEVAFCGHATVAAAVALAERDGPGRLLLATAAGPVEVTTASGPDGTTATLTSVPATSRPATAAQLDATLAALGWAHADLDPRFPAAVASAGNDHLVLGVRTRARLRDLHYDFPALQQLMAAEGWTTVHLFVADDPATFSARDPFPPGGVVEDAATGAAAAAFGGYLRDLGRAPATGRLTVLQGADMGSPSRLLVELVPGSARVRVTGAATRLPALAPVTRHAAAGR; translated from the coding sequence ATGTCCTCCCCAGTCCTGCGGTACGCCGCCTTCACCGACGGCGGCCGCGGCGGCAACCCGGCCGGCGTCGTCCTCGACGCCACCGGCCTCACCGAGGCCGCGATGCTCGCCACCGCCGCCGCGGTCGGGTACTCCGAGACCGCCTTCCTCGTCCCGGGGGCCGCCCCCGGCCAGCACACCGTCCGGTACTTCTCCCCGCTGGCCGAGGTCGCCTTCTGCGGCCACGCCACCGTCGCGGCGGCCGTCGCGCTGGCCGAGCGGGACGGGCCGGGCCGGCTCCTCCTCGCCACGGCCGCCGGCCCGGTCGAGGTCACGACGGCGTCCGGTCCGGACGGGACGACGGCGACCCTCACCTCCGTGCCCGCCACCAGCCGCCCGGCGACCGCCGCCCAGCTGGACGCGACCCTGGCCGCCCTCGGCTGGGCGCACGCAGACCTCGACCCCCGGTTCCCGGCCGCCGTCGCCTCGGCCGGCAACGACCACCTGGTGCTCGGCGTGCGCACTCGAGCCCGGCTGCGCGACCTGCACTACGACTTCCCGGCCCTGCAGCAGCTCATGGCCGCCGAGGGCTGGACCACCGTCCACCTGTTCGTGGCCGACGACCCCGCCACGTTCTCCGCCCGCGACCCCTTCCCACCCGGCGGGGTGGTCGAGGACGCCGCCACGGGAGCGGCCGCCGCGGCGTTCGGGGGCTACCTGCGGGACCTCGGTCGCGCGCCCGCCACCGGGAGGCTGACGGTGCTGCAGGGCGCCGACATGGGCTCCCCCAGCCGGCTGCTCGTCGAGCTCGTGCCGGGCAGCGCCCGGGTCCGGGTCACCGGTGCCGCCACCCGGCTCCCGGCCCTGGCGCCGGTGACCCGGCACGCCGCCGCGGGCCGATGA